AAAACCTAAACATTTACTTACAACAACATAGGGTTTGGGAAAATCGCCCATTATTTACGCCTTTTAAAGTCAAGAATTTAGAACCCATAAAGAATAATTTAGAATTGTTGCAAAACTAACCCACAAGATATAGGGGATTAACAACACTGCTGCGATCGTAGATATTCTATAGAAGGCAAAGATAGTCAACAAAATTGCTATCCATAAAATTACTATAACTACAAGTGCAGCAAACAATGCTCTTAAACCGAAGAATATTGGTGACCATATAGCATTTAGAAATAGTTGTACGCCGAATATAATTAGAGCTGTTTTGACTTGAGAATTATGAATGCCCTGGCGCAAAACAAGGTAGGCAGATATTCCCATAAGTGTATATAAAGTAGTCCAAACAGGTCCAAATACCCAATTAGGAGGATTAAAAGATGGTTTTTCTAGGGAAGTGTACCATGTAGGGATGGCGGAAGTAGTAATAATTGAACCGATAAATCCTGCGGAATTACAAATCACGATACTGATAATCAATTTTATAAATTCTATTGATTTCATTTAATTCGCCTTTTAATTTTAGATAATAAATATAAATAGAATTCGTTCACTAAAAGGATTTTAGGCCTATAGCCTCAACAACGTTTTTGAGTTTTATTATCGTGAGTGGTTTATCAGAGCTAAAGGAGTCCCAACCTTCTTCCTTTCTTAAACCATGTGCAGAAAGAAAGTTCTTTGAAATCCTTTCTTTTCCAAACTCAGCCATTTTTTCAATTGCATCTTTC
The genomic region above belongs to Candidatus Bathyarchaeota archaeon and contains:
- a CDS encoding tryptophan-rich sensory protein translates to MKSIEFIKLIISIVICNSAGFIGSIITTSAIPTWYTSLEKPSFNPPNWVFGPVWTTLYTLMGISAYLVLRQGIHNSQVKTALIIFGVQLFLNAIWSPIFFGLRALFAALVVIVILWIAILLTIFAFYRISTIAAVLLIPYILWVSFATILNYSLWVLNS